GCTGCGAATAGTCTTCGGCGCTTAAGTTGGCGATCGCCTGCTCTACGGTCAGAGCTATCTGAATTGATGGAGCGTACTCATCAGACATAGCAACCTATCAGGGGAAATCCATCGCTTTTGCTGATCTTGCTCTAGAAATGATTTTAATGCTTCAAATCTTTCTGGGTTCTAGATCGATCGACGGCATTACTTAAACCGATTTAACACTAGTTGGGAGCCAATCCCAGATCAAATTCTAGAGCAAATTCAAGTATATGCTTACTGTATCAGGATGTCTGCAATCATTGGGATTACAAAAAGTCCGTGATGAACGATAACTATTTAACCGGATTTGAGATTAGCTCAAGGATCTGGTCAAACTAGCTAACCATTAAAACAAGAAGCAATTAAATCAAAATTTTACAGACCGATCGCAACTAAGCCAAATTGGCGAATTTCAGCAAATGGATGATATCAGTCTTTTGATAATAGCTACGCATATATTAACAAAAGAGAACCTTTTGCCCTGAGCCAGTTATGCTGCGATCAGGCAATATTATTGGGCGATTACTTCGCAGTTAAGTCCCGATGTTCTCTAGTTTTGGGGGATGGGAAATTTATTTGATTAATCGATCTAAATCAACTTTAAGCCAACCAGCCAATAACAAATCTATACAATACAACGCCCAATTTTTTATAACACTGCTCGATTAGCAGCCTTGGGTTTGAGGATTGCATAGAGGCTTAAATCTAGATATGCGCCCTTTACGAAGGCATATTCACGCAACACCCCTTCAAATTGCATTCCTGCCTTTTCTAAGACCCTGGCTGAAGCCACATTTTCCTTCATACACATTGCTTCAATTCGATTCAGCATCATCACATGAAACCCAAACGCGATCGCCGCGCTCACTGCTTCAGTCATATAGCCATTGTGCCAATGGGATCGCGCCAGCGCATAGCCAATTTCTGCTCTGGCATGGGCGGGATGCCAATTCACAAAGCCGCAGGTGCCAATTAATTTGGCTTCACTGGCTAACACAATACCCCAATGGATCAGACGATCGCGTTCATATTGCTCGGCTAGACCGGTTAAAAATTCCTGGCTGTCAGCGATCGATCGATGGGGTGTCCAGTAAGTGTATTTGCTTACCAATGGATCTTGAGCATATTCAAATAGATCGGCCGCATCATCCAGCACCAAGCGTCTGAGCACAAGTCTTTTCGTCTGGAGCGTTAATAGCGGCTCTGGAATTTGCCAACCCTTCATCAAAACAACCTGATCGCGCTCAATTCCTTAACTATGCCTAACCAACTGGGCTTAACCAACTGATCTATCACCTCAATTATCATCCTGGGATTGATGTCGTCCAATCCGCTCTAGATCACGCTTGACTTCAAAACACAATTCCCGATTGCGTGGATCAGTGGTTAAAGCCTTATTTAAGTACAGTTCGGCTTTTTTGAAGTCCCCCTGCATGAGCAAATCACTACCCCAACGATGATAGGATACCGCTTGCCAGTGGATTACTTCCGGTGAGGTAGAAAATTTCTCGCGCATTCCCTCCGCCACCGCGATCGCTACCACATACTTTTTCTGCTTGAGCAAATCCTGCAATCGTCTCAGGGTATCTGACTTTAGTTTGACCTCGGGGTCGATGTTGCTGCCATTACTGCTGCCAGGTGTAGTTCGTTTTTTGTTTTTGCCGCCATTAGCACTAGATTTGCGATATTTGCGTTTAGCAGCATTGGCAAACCATTGGGCACGCCTTTCTTTGGTGGTTTGTTTGGTCTCTTGCGATGGTTTGGGCGGAGCTGTTTTTGGTGGTGGTGGCGGTGGCCGATGACCAGCATTGGTCTTTTGATTGGGTTGAGCGTTTCGTGCGTGGGAACGTTGGGTGTGATTATGGCGATCGGGATTGGCAGTACGATCGCTACGATCGCTATGATGGGCTGTCCTGACCTTTACTCCTGCCTGGGGCGATCGATGCGGGCGGATGGTGGGCTCATTGCCAGTATTCTTGAGCAATTGATAGGCTTCTTGCACCAGTCGAAACTTATCCGCCGCCGTGGGATCATCACGATTGATGTCAGGATGGTATTTACGCGCCAAACGCCGATACGCTGTCTTGACATCGTCCAGAGAAGCGTTGCGGGGTAATCCTAATACTCGATAGCATTCAAATTGATGCATATGGTAAATGCATACTGGCCAATAAGTTGGGATCGGCGATCGGCTGGCTTAAATCAGCTATTTATAGCTAATAAATCCGTGATTAATCTAATTGCACCGCAAGACCAGCAAGTCCTGCGTAAACAAAACTATACCCAGACATGCCAGGCACTTTAGTAAATTTTATTATTTGTATTGTTTTTACACACGATCGCTTAATAATGCAAGCTCCGATCGAAGCAGATCTGCGATCGGCGTAATTTATTTAAAAATTAAAATTAAAAATCATGTAGGCTCGTCTGGTTTTTTGCGCACCGCATAGCTACCCTTGGGGGTGTCCCGCGATCCTTTATTTTGCCGCACCAGCCGTTCAAAATAATCCAAGGCCTTTTCTTGATTCTCAAACTCTTGAATCACATGCACCTTACGCCCGCGCTGCATCCTCAAAACTACTTGAAACATACCCAATCAAACCCACCAGTCCACAACAATCACTGTAATTTAACCGCTTTACAGTTATTAAGCTCAACCGCTTACACCTGTATTTTTATAAAATCTAAATCTAGGCTTGGTATTTCTTCGGACGGGATTAGACAATTACCCACGATCGAATTGCTTAGATTTAATCACACATTTACAAACAAAACATCTAACATCTAGTCCTGGCAGCTTGTGCATTTACTAGTATATTTAAAAGCTCAGATTTAGATATATTAGATATACCTAATCCACACCAGAGTTTAGGGAAATATAACCTAAACTTACTATTCAAGTCCAATTTGAGCAAGCTGAAGTATCAATAATAGTTTGATTAATCATTCCCTGCGATCGAATTGTTTCAGCATTGCTTGAAGATTTACGCCAATTTCATGTCAACGCTATGTCAGCTATTCCATCCCCTGATTTGTCCTGGCGACTGATTCCCTATCAAAATGCAGCAGCGGGTTTGAATATGGCGATCGATCGCTATTGCCTAAATGCGGCGACTCAATCTATTCAGGTTAACGATGATTTAGAACCAAAGCGGGAGAATGATCGAGCTGTAAAGGATATCAGTAGGGCTGAAACAGGGCGATCGATGCTCCGTTTTTATGGTTGGCAGAGGCCGACAATCTCGCTTGGTCATCACCAGCGGCGCATTCCTGAGCATTGGTCCGAGCTAGCGCAAGAGTTGGATTTAGCGATGGTACGTCGTCCCAGTGGGGGGCGGGCGGTGTTGCACCACCATGATTTAACCTATGCGATCGTGACCAGGGCTCCATTTCCTAACCGCGACCAAACCTATCGCCATATGTGTGAGTTTTTAATTAAGGGATTGGCCAAGTTGGGGATTGAAGTGAATTATGGCGCGGCCAAACGTAACTATATGCATAATCCCAGTTGTTTTAATACGGCCACCAATGCCGACCTGGTGGTGGCGGATGGGCGCAAGCTGGTTGGTAGTGCCCAGGTTTATGCTCATGGTTGGCTGCTGCAACATGGCACGATCGCAATTCAACCTGACTATGCGCTATTAGAAAAAGTATTTAGAACTAAGGTGCCGATCGTGGGGGTGGCGGAGCTATTGAAGTGCGAGGCGATCGAGGCGATCGAAGAGAATGCTAATAGTTTAAATCCAAGACATGGAGCGATCGCTAACTCGTCAACTAGTTTATTGACTGATTTACAAGCCAAGCTAATTAAGGTGCTTTCTGGGGCTGCCAGTGAGCATTTTCAGGTTGAATTAGTGTCTGAACCGCTGATGGAGCAAGAAATGGGGACGATCGCCGCCCTTGAGCAAGGCTTTAGTGAGGGTCTATTAGCCCAGTCGATTAGCGTTTGAGCAATCAGATATAACAAATTAAATAACAAATTAAATAACAAATTAAATAACAAATTAAATAAAGTCAAATTAAGTGAGGAAAATAAAAAGACCGTGAGCGTTGAGTTAAAGTTGGGCTTTAATCGTTGTCATCATCTTGTTTACCTGCTGTGACCAGGTGAGTTGTTGCATAAACCCGGCGGCGGCTTGTCCCTTGGCCTGGGCGCGATCGCGGTGATTAAAAATATCTTCCAGTGCTGCCACCGCTTCATCAACCTCTGACTCGCCCCAACCCTCAATACCACGAATATAGTCGGGCGGGTTCACGATCGATCGCTGTGACTGTAACGAATAGCAGTGATTTTGATTAATAATATCCAGGTGTCCTGTATTGGCCGAAATCACAGTAGGAATACCGCAGGCTAAGCATTCCATTGCCACCAGATTTGTGCCCCCCTCACAACGATTTGGGAAAATCGCCGCATCCGCCTCTTGTACCACCCTGGGCATCAGGTAATTGGGTACTATGCCCATGTCAAGGAAAGAACCAGCCGGTAAGCCATTGGCCTGCAACCAGGCGCTAATATTCAAGCGGCGATCGCTACCTACTTCCGGTAGTCCAACCACATTACCTGTGGCTTCAAGCCCACGCATGAACTGCGGCCAGTGATTATGCCAGGCAGTGATCAGCAAGGCTTCGGGATGACGCGCTTGAAAAATCTTGAACGCAGCCACCACAATATCCTGGGCTTTGCGATATTCCAGCTTACCGCCAGAGAAAACTATAAAGCGATCGCGCCAGGCAGTGGATTTGAATGAGATAGGATGGTGCAATGTTGGATCAATGCCTTGCAGCACGGTATGCACATTGTTGATGCCATAACCTTTCAATACCTCCGCATTCCAGCTTGATCCGGCTAGAATCAAATCAAAAGTATTGGCCTTGGCGATCGCTGCCGCGTCTAAATATGTATCTTCAAAGAAAATAAAGCCCACATTCCGATCGCTACCCACCTTGTTCAAATCCGCCCCAGCCAAGTTATTACCCAATGCATGAACAATCGGCACCCCCAGATCAAGTTGCTCCGTACTACTGATCTCAATCACCCGTTGCAGTCGTTGCTGTTGATTGAGGTATGGCTTGAGCAATGCGTAATGTAGCGGATTGATGAACTGTTGATCGAGATTACTTGGTGCTGATAGCAGACAGGGGGCAAACTCAGCGTGGCGAGATAGATTCAGAGCCAGGTTTAGACCAAAGATGCCCCAACCGCTGGTGATGCCGATCGGCCAGCTAATGGCAATTG
The sequence above is a segment of the Pseudanabaena sp. PCC 7367 genome. Coding sequences within it:
- a CDS encoding GNAT family N-acetyltransferase — protein: MKGWQIPEPLLTLQTKRLVLRRLVLDDAADLFEYAQDPLVSKYTYWTPHRSIADSQEFLTGLAEQYERDRLIHWGIVLASEAKLIGTCGFVNWHPAHARAEIGYALARSHWHNGYMTEAVSAAIAFGFHVMMLNRIEAMCMKENVASARVLEKAGMQFEGVLREYAFVKGAYLDLSLYAILKPKAANRAVL
- a CDS encoding J domain-containing protein, with product MHQFECYRVLGLPRNASLDDVKTAYRRLARKYHPDINRDDPTAADKFRLVQEAYQLLKNTGNEPTIRPHRSPQAGVKVRTAHHSDRSDRTANPDRHNHTQRSHARNAQPNQKTNAGHRPPPPPPKTAPPKPSQETKQTTKERRAQWFANAAKRKYRKSSANGGKNKKRTTPGSSNGSNIDPEVKLKSDTLRRLQDLLKQKKYVVAIAVAEGMREKFSTSPEVIHWQAVSYHRWGSDLLMQGDFKKAELYLNKALTTDPRNRELCFEVKRDLERIGRHQSQDDN
- a CDS encoding lipoate--protein ligase family protein produces the protein MSAIPSPDLSWRLIPYQNAAAGLNMAIDRYCLNAATQSIQVNDDLEPKRENDRAVKDISRAETGRSMLRFYGWQRPTISLGHHQRRIPEHWSELAQELDLAMVRRPSGGRAVLHHHDLTYAIVTRAPFPNRDQTYRHMCEFLIKGLAKLGIEVNYGAAKRNYMHNPSCFNTATNADLVVADGRKLVGSAQVYAHGWLLQHGTIAIQPDYALLEKVFRTKVPIVGVAELLKCEAIEAIEENANSLNPRHGAIANSSTSLLTDLQAKLIKVLSGAASEHFQVELVSEPLMEQEMGTIAALEQGFSEGLLAQSISV